One part of the Pseudopipra pipra isolate bDixPip1 chromosome 3, bDixPip1.hap1, whole genome shotgun sequence genome encodes these proteins:
- the EIF2B4 gene encoding translation initiation factor eIF2B subunit delta isoform X1, producing the protein MTSRESRGAASGRQGALRAGAMAEREGAGPEGAAPMPAGPQMSRAGAGAEPGPPDGVCPQAPELSREEKLQLRKEKKQQKKKKRSEKGPSAEPAELGPPPEPGQPPAAAHPASPPASADGPSDGNKPAAGKSKAELRAERRAKQEAERAQKQARKAELSQAVTAAKPRPSPTEPQSMVKRLPEHVQVDDPAAQRKLAKKLERQQVPLRQDYGTKVNLFSHLHQYSRKKPLTQQMSIPSTVIHPAVVRLGLQYSQGIINGSNARCIALLEVFKQLIRDYSTPPNEELSRDLVAKLKPHISFLNQCRPLSASMGNAIKFLKKEISCLPDTLREEEAKEKLQDTIDKYLREKIVLAAEAISRSAFEKINDHDVILVYGCSSLVNRTLCDAHAKKGRAFRVVVVDSRPRLEGRETLRRLVRKGIHCTYVMINAISYVLPEVSKVLLGAHALLANGSVMSRVGTSQIALVSKAYNVPVLVCCETYKFCERVQTDSFVSNELDDPDDLIVLRKGQAQLGGWAENKSLRLLNLVYDVTPPDLVDLVITDLGMIPCTSVPVVLRVKNVDQ; encoded by the exons ATGACGTCACGGGAGTCACGCGGAGCAGCCTccggccggcagggggcgctgcggGCGGGCGCCATGGCGGAGCGGGAGG GTGCGGGCCCCGAGGGAGCCGCGCCAATGCCGGCGGGACCGCAGATgagccgggccggggccggtgCGGAGCCGGGGCCGCCTGACGGTGTGTGCCCGCAGGCCCCGGAGCTCTCCCGAgaggagaagctgcagctgcggaaggagaagaagcagcagaagaagaaaaagaggagcGAGAAGGGGCCGTCGGCCGAGCCCGCGGAGCTGGGGCCGCCCCCCGAGCCGGGGCAGCCGCCGG CAGCCGCTCACCCCGCGTCCCCCCCGGCCTCGGCCGATGGCCCCAGCGACGGCAACAAGCCCGCGGCAGGCAAGAGCAAAGCGGAGCTGCGAGCAGAGCGCCGGGCCAAGCAGGAGGCTGAGCGGGCCCAGAAGCAGGCCaggaaggcagagctgagccaggcAGTCACTGCAGCCAAGCCCCGGCCAAGCCCCACCGAGCCCCAGTCCA TGGTGAAGCGGCTGCCGGAGCACGTGCAGGTGGATGACCCCGCTGCCCAGAGGAAACTGGCCAAGAAGCTGGAGCGGCAGCAG GTACCTCTGAGGCAGGACTATGGCACCAAAGTCAACCTGTTCTCCCACCTGCACCAGTACAGCAGGAAGAAGCCGTTGACGCAGCAGATGAG CATCCCCTCCACGGTGATCCACCCAGCAGTGGTGCGCCTTGGCCTCCAGTACTCCCAGGGCATCATCAACGGCTCCAATGCCCGTTGCATCGCGCTGCTGGAAGTCTTCAAACAG CTGATCCGGGATTACTCCACTCCCCCCAACGAGGAGCTGTCTCGGGACTTGGTGGCAAAGCTGAAGCCACATATCAG TTTCCTGAACCAGTGCCGGCCGCTCTCGGCCAGCATGGGCAACGCCATCAAGTTCCTCAAGAAGGAGATCTCGTGCCTGCCTGACACCCTGCGAGAGGAGGAG GCAAAGGAGAAGCTGCAGGACACAATTGACAAATACCTGCGGGAGAAGATTGTCCTGGCAGCTGAAGCCATCTCAAGGTCTGCCTTTGAGAAGATCAACGACCATGACGTGATCCTGGTGTATGGATG CTCCTCCCTGGTGAACCGCACGCTGTGCGACGCCCACGCGAAGAAGGGCCGCGCGTTCCGCGTGGTCGTGGTGGACAGCCGGCCGCGCCTGGAGGGCCGGGAGACGCTGCGCCGGCTGGTGCGCAAGGGCATCCACTGCACCTACGTGATGATCAACGCCATCTCCTACGTGCTGCCTGAG gtgtccaaagtgctgctgggagcccACGCGCTCCTGGCCAACGGCTCTGTCATGTCCCGGGTGGGGACGTCACAGATCGCGCTGGTCTCCAAGGCCTACAACGTGCCCGTCCTGGTCTGCTGTGAGACCTACAAGTTCTGTGAGCGAGTGCAGACAGACTCTTTTGTCTCCAATGAGCTGG ATGACCCCGATGACCTGATTGTGCTCCGGAAGGGCCAGGCCCAGCTGGGGGGCTGGGCCGAGAACAAGTCCCTGCGTCTCCTCAACCTGGTCTATGATGTGACACCCCCAGACCTGGTGGATCTGGTCATCACGGACTTGGGCATGATCCCCTGCACCTCGGTGCCTGTGGTCCTGCGTGTCAAGAACGTGGATCAATAG
- the EIF2B4 gene encoding translation initiation factor eIF2B subunit delta isoform X3 yields MTSRESRGAASGRQGALRAGAMAEREGECGTGSGAPGPGPAPLTLPSFQAPELSREEKLQLRKEKKQQKKKKRSEKGPSAEPAELGPPPEPGQPPAAAHPASPPASADGPSDGNKPAAGKSKAELRAERRAKQEAERAQKQARKAELSQAVTAAKPRPSPTEPQSMVKRLPEHVQVDDPAAQRKLAKKLERQQVPLRQDYGTKVNLFSHLHQYSRKKPLTQQMSIPSTVIHPAVVRLGLQYSQGIINGSNARCIALLEVFKQLIRDYSTPPNEELSRDLVAKLKPHISFLNQCRPLSASMGNAIKFLKKEISCLPDTLREEEAKEKLQDTIDKYLREKIVLAAEAISRSAFEKINDHDVILVYGCSSLVNRTLCDAHAKKGRAFRVVVVDSRPRLEGRETLRRLVRKGIHCTYVMINAISYVLPEVSKVLLGAHALLANGSVMSRVGTSQIALVSKAYNVPVLVCCETYKFCERVQTDSFVSNELDDPDDLIVLRKGQAQLGGWAENKSLRLLNLVYDVTPPDLVDLVITDLGMIPCTSVPVVLRVKNVDQ; encoded by the exons ATGACGTCACGGGAGTCACGCGGAGCAGCCTccggccggcagggggcgctgcggGCGGGCGCCATGGCGGAGCGGGAGGGTGAGTGCGGGACGGGATCCGGGGCACCGGGACCGGGGCCGGCACCGCTCACGCTGCCCTCCTTCCAG GCCCCGGAGCTCTCCCGAgaggagaagctgcagctgcggaaggagaagaagcagcagaagaagaaaaagaggagcGAGAAGGGGCCGTCGGCCGAGCCCGCGGAGCTGGGGCCGCCCCCCGAGCCGGGGCAGCCGCCGG CAGCCGCTCACCCCGCGTCCCCCCCGGCCTCGGCCGATGGCCCCAGCGACGGCAACAAGCCCGCGGCAGGCAAGAGCAAAGCGGAGCTGCGAGCAGAGCGCCGGGCCAAGCAGGAGGCTGAGCGGGCCCAGAAGCAGGCCaggaaggcagagctgagccaggcAGTCACTGCAGCCAAGCCCCGGCCAAGCCCCACCGAGCCCCAGTCCA TGGTGAAGCGGCTGCCGGAGCACGTGCAGGTGGATGACCCCGCTGCCCAGAGGAAACTGGCCAAGAAGCTGGAGCGGCAGCAG GTACCTCTGAGGCAGGACTATGGCACCAAAGTCAACCTGTTCTCCCACCTGCACCAGTACAGCAGGAAGAAGCCGTTGACGCAGCAGATGAG CATCCCCTCCACGGTGATCCACCCAGCAGTGGTGCGCCTTGGCCTCCAGTACTCCCAGGGCATCATCAACGGCTCCAATGCCCGTTGCATCGCGCTGCTGGAAGTCTTCAAACAG CTGATCCGGGATTACTCCACTCCCCCCAACGAGGAGCTGTCTCGGGACTTGGTGGCAAAGCTGAAGCCACATATCAG TTTCCTGAACCAGTGCCGGCCGCTCTCGGCCAGCATGGGCAACGCCATCAAGTTCCTCAAGAAGGAGATCTCGTGCCTGCCTGACACCCTGCGAGAGGAGGAG GCAAAGGAGAAGCTGCAGGACACAATTGACAAATACCTGCGGGAGAAGATTGTCCTGGCAGCTGAAGCCATCTCAAGGTCTGCCTTTGAGAAGATCAACGACCATGACGTGATCCTGGTGTATGGATG CTCCTCCCTGGTGAACCGCACGCTGTGCGACGCCCACGCGAAGAAGGGCCGCGCGTTCCGCGTGGTCGTGGTGGACAGCCGGCCGCGCCTGGAGGGCCGGGAGACGCTGCGCCGGCTGGTGCGCAAGGGCATCCACTGCACCTACGTGATGATCAACGCCATCTCCTACGTGCTGCCTGAG gtgtccaaagtgctgctgggagcccACGCGCTCCTGGCCAACGGCTCTGTCATGTCCCGGGTGGGGACGTCACAGATCGCGCTGGTCTCCAAGGCCTACAACGTGCCCGTCCTGGTCTGCTGTGAGACCTACAAGTTCTGTGAGCGAGTGCAGACAGACTCTTTTGTCTCCAATGAGCTGG ATGACCCCGATGACCTGATTGTGCTCCGGAAGGGCCAGGCCCAGCTGGGGGGCTGGGCCGAGAACAAGTCCCTGCGTCTCCTCAACCTGGTCTATGATGTGACACCCCCAGACCTGGTGGATCTGGTCATCACGGACTTGGGCATGATCCCCTGCACCTCGGTGCCTGTGGTCCTGCGTGTCAAGAACGTGGATCAATAG
- the ZNF513 gene encoding LOW QUALITY PROTEIN: zinc finger protein 513 (The sequence of the model RefSeq protein was modified relative to this genomic sequence to represent the inferred CDS: deleted 1 base in 1 codon): MPRPPGRTGTGGGGGPAHAHARLPGRAAASGSAPRARGSGSGSVRSRRGGGGRPGLAGAAGGPRAGGRRGRAGPGPATMPRRKQSHPQPVKGECAAGPGGGGGPAGTRGVRGAAADAEDGTEETAGAALVLSGDLLLGRGPASEKGPPADTLVGKIAIPAYALSDDDCSSGYQQLSVESDPEEGGEPGPAALPCRQCGLQLAASLGQSCLQCAGAEGGRSQRIVYSCQLCPFASHYSSHLKRHMKTHNGEKPFACPQCAYASAQLVNLTRHLRTHTGEKPYRCTCCSFACSSLGNLKRHERVHSQDKPFQCAACDYRCSQSRNLKRHMLSHRLPESDGPHRGDKDPEPLLPELSLHVGSGSGPFLPGCARLRGEEAAALPELLFPFTCRMCGLVLDDGFAQDEGLAEQVCGRCSLAVLGTEPGASPRKGAGDKGFACSLCPFVTHYPNHLARHMKTHSGEKPFACPLCPYASAHLDNLKRHQRVHTGEKPYKCQLCDYACGNLANLKRHGRIHSGDKPFQCSLCSYSCNQSMNLKRHMLRHTGEKPFQCRDCSYTTGHWDNYKRHQKIHGHTAESWVNPRNAKALLAPPAVGTALP, translated from the exons ATGCCGCGGCCGCCGGGACGGACGGGGACGGGGGGCGGTGGCGGCCCCGCGCACGCGCACGCCCGGCTTCCGGGTCGCGCGGCCGCTTCCGGCTCCGCCCCGCGCGCCCGGGGAAGCGGAAGCGGAAGTGTCCGGTCgaggcggggcggcggcggccgccccgGGCTGGCGGGGGCGGCTGGCgggccgcgggcgggcgggcggcggggccgggccggc ccgGGGCCCGCCACGATGCCCCGGCGGAAGCAGAGCCACCCGCAGCCGGTGAAGGGTGAGTGCGCGGCGGgcccggggggcggcggcggcccggcGGGGACCCGCGGCGTTCGGGGCGCTGCAGCGGACGCCGAGGACGGCACCGAGGAGAcggcgggagcggcgctggTGCTGTCCGGGGACCTGCTGCTGGGCCGTGGCCCGGCCTCCGAGAAGGGACCGCCAG CAGACACGCTGGTGGGGAAGATCGCCATCCCGGCGTACGCCCTGAGCGACGACGACTGCTCCTCCGGGTACCAGCAGCTGAGTGTGGAGAGCGACCCCGAGGAGGGGGGcgagcccggccccgccgccctgCCCTGCCGCCAGTGCGGGCTGCAGCTGGCTGCCagcctggggcagagctgcctgcagtgCGCCGGCGCCGAGGGCGGCCGCAGCCAGCGCATCGTCTactcctgccagctctgccccttCGCCTCCCACTACTCCAGCCACCTCAAGCGCCACATGAAGACACACAACGGGGAGAAGCCCTTTGCCTGCCCGCAGTGTGCCTACGCCTCCGCCCAGCTGGTGAACCTGACGCGGCACCTGCGCACGCACACCGGGGAGAAGCCGTACCGCTGCACGTGCTGCAGCTttgcctgcagcagcctgggcaaCCTCAAACGCCACGAGCGGGTCCACAGCCAGGACAAGCCCTTCCAGTGCGCTGCCTGTGACTACCGCTGCAGCCAGAGCCGCAACCTGAAGCGGCACATGCTCAGCCACCGCCTGCCCGAGAGCGACGGACCGCACCGGGGGGACAAGGACCCAG AGCCGCTGCTGCCGGAGCTGAGCCTGCACGTGGGCAGCGGCAGCGGCCCCTTCCTGCCCGGCTGTGCGCGGCTGCGGGGCGAGGAGGCGGCCGCGCTGCCCGAGCTGCTCTTCCCCTTCACGTGCCGCATGTGCGGGCTGGTGCTGGACGATGGGTTCGCGCAGGACGAGGGCCTGGCTGAGCAGGTCTGCGGGCgctgcagcctggcagtgctgggcaccGAGCCGGGTGCCAGCCCCCGCAAGGGCGCTGGGGACAAGGGCTTCgcctgcagcctctgcccctTTGTCACCCACTACCCCAACCACTTGGCACGGCACATGAAGACGCACAGCGGGGAGAAGCCCTTTGCCTGCCCGCTCTGCCCCTACGCCTCTGCCCACCTGGACAACCTGAAGCGGCACCAGCGCGTGCACACGGGCGAGAAGCCCTACAAGTGCCAGCTCTGCGACTACGCCTGTGGCAACCTGGCCAACCTCAAGCGTCATGGGCGCATCCACTCAGGCGACAAGCCCTTCCAGTGCAGCCTCTGCAGCTACAGCTGCAACCAGAGCATGAACCTGAAGCGGCACATGCTGCGGCACACAGGCGAGAAGCCCTTCCAGTGCCGGGACTGCTCCTACACCACTGGCCACTGGGACAACTACAAGCGCCACCAGAAGATCCACGGCCACACGGCCGAGAGCTGGGTGAACCCGCGCAATGCCAAAGCCCTCCTGGCCCCCCCGGCCGTGGGCACGGCCCTGCCTTGA
- the EIF2B4 gene encoding translation initiation factor eIF2B subunit delta isoform X2 has product MTSRESRGAASGRQGALRAGAMAEREGAGPEGAAPMPAGPQMSRAGAGAEPGPPDGVCPQAPELSREEKLQLRKEKKQQKKKKRSEKGPSAEPAELGPPPEPGQPPAAHPASPPASADGPSDGNKPAAGKSKAELRAERRAKQEAERAQKQARKAELSQAVTAAKPRPSPTEPQSMVKRLPEHVQVDDPAAQRKLAKKLERQQVPLRQDYGTKVNLFSHLHQYSRKKPLTQQMSIPSTVIHPAVVRLGLQYSQGIINGSNARCIALLEVFKQLIRDYSTPPNEELSRDLVAKLKPHISFLNQCRPLSASMGNAIKFLKKEISCLPDTLREEEAKEKLQDTIDKYLREKIVLAAEAISRSAFEKINDHDVILVYGCSSLVNRTLCDAHAKKGRAFRVVVVDSRPRLEGRETLRRLVRKGIHCTYVMINAISYVLPEVSKVLLGAHALLANGSVMSRVGTSQIALVSKAYNVPVLVCCETYKFCERVQTDSFVSNELDDPDDLIVLRKGQAQLGGWAENKSLRLLNLVYDVTPPDLVDLVITDLGMIPCTSVPVVLRVKNVDQ; this is encoded by the exons ATGACGTCACGGGAGTCACGCGGAGCAGCCTccggccggcagggggcgctgcggGCGGGCGCCATGGCGGAGCGGGAGG GTGCGGGCCCCGAGGGAGCCGCGCCAATGCCGGCGGGACCGCAGATgagccgggccggggccggtgCGGAGCCGGGGCCGCCTGACGGTGTGTGCCCGCAGGCCCCGGAGCTCTCCCGAgaggagaagctgcagctgcggaaggagaagaagcagcagaagaagaaaaagaggagcGAGAAGGGGCCGTCGGCCGAGCCCGCGGAGCTGGGGCCGCCCCCCGAGCCGGGGCAGCCGCCGG CCGCTCACCCCGCGTCCCCCCCGGCCTCGGCCGATGGCCCCAGCGACGGCAACAAGCCCGCGGCAGGCAAGAGCAAAGCGGAGCTGCGAGCAGAGCGCCGGGCCAAGCAGGAGGCTGAGCGGGCCCAGAAGCAGGCCaggaaggcagagctgagccaggcAGTCACTGCAGCCAAGCCCCGGCCAAGCCCCACCGAGCCCCAGTCCA TGGTGAAGCGGCTGCCGGAGCACGTGCAGGTGGATGACCCCGCTGCCCAGAGGAAACTGGCCAAGAAGCTGGAGCGGCAGCAG GTACCTCTGAGGCAGGACTATGGCACCAAAGTCAACCTGTTCTCCCACCTGCACCAGTACAGCAGGAAGAAGCCGTTGACGCAGCAGATGAG CATCCCCTCCACGGTGATCCACCCAGCAGTGGTGCGCCTTGGCCTCCAGTACTCCCAGGGCATCATCAACGGCTCCAATGCCCGTTGCATCGCGCTGCTGGAAGTCTTCAAACAG CTGATCCGGGATTACTCCACTCCCCCCAACGAGGAGCTGTCTCGGGACTTGGTGGCAAAGCTGAAGCCACATATCAG TTTCCTGAACCAGTGCCGGCCGCTCTCGGCCAGCATGGGCAACGCCATCAAGTTCCTCAAGAAGGAGATCTCGTGCCTGCCTGACACCCTGCGAGAGGAGGAG GCAAAGGAGAAGCTGCAGGACACAATTGACAAATACCTGCGGGAGAAGATTGTCCTGGCAGCTGAAGCCATCTCAAGGTCTGCCTTTGAGAAGATCAACGACCATGACGTGATCCTGGTGTATGGATG CTCCTCCCTGGTGAACCGCACGCTGTGCGACGCCCACGCGAAGAAGGGCCGCGCGTTCCGCGTGGTCGTGGTGGACAGCCGGCCGCGCCTGGAGGGCCGGGAGACGCTGCGCCGGCTGGTGCGCAAGGGCATCCACTGCACCTACGTGATGATCAACGCCATCTCCTACGTGCTGCCTGAG gtgtccaaagtgctgctgggagcccACGCGCTCCTGGCCAACGGCTCTGTCATGTCCCGGGTGGGGACGTCACAGATCGCGCTGGTCTCCAAGGCCTACAACGTGCCCGTCCTGGTCTGCTGTGAGACCTACAAGTTCTGTGAGCGAGTGCAGACAGACTCTTTTGTCTCCAATGAGCTGG ATGACCCCGATGACCTGATTGTGCTCCGGAAGGGCCAGGCCCAGCTGGGGGGCTGGGCCGAGAACAAGTCCCTGCGTCTCCTCAACCTGGTCTATGATGTGACACCCCCAGACCTGGTGGATCTGGTCATCACGGACTTGGGCATGATCCCCTGCACCTCGGTGCCTGTGGTCCTGCGTGTCAAGAACGTGGATCAATAG
- the SNX17 gene encoding sorting nexin-17: MHFSIPETETRAGDGGAAAYVAYNIHVNGVLHCRVRYSQLLGLHEQLRKEYGANVVPAFPPKKIFTLTPAEVEQRREQLEKYMQAVRQDPTLGGSETFNSFLRKAQQETQQIPTEEVVLEVLLSNGQKVKVTILTSDQTEDVLEAVASKLDLPDDLVGYFSLFLVRETKDGAFSFVRKLQEFELPYVSVTSLHNPEFRIILRKSYWDSAYDDDVMEHRVGLNLLYAQTVSDIEHGWIVVNKEQHRQLKSLQEKVSKKEFIRLAQTLKYYGYLKFDPCVTDFPEKGCHVVVSAGNNELNFQVRLPNEQIKEGSFKVTRMRCWRVTSSVPMSNGPSGSSPGKSEVKLELAFEYLMSKDRLQWVTITSPQAIMLSICLQSMVDELMVKKSGGSIRKMFRRRVNGALRRSDSQQAVKSPPLLDSPDTSREPMAKLSSKLTSVSLRGISHSSSANDVGANDFHGNYAFEGIGDEDL, translated from the exons ATGCACTTCTCCATCCCCGAGACCGAGACCCGCGCCGGGGacggcggcgccgccgcctaCGTg GCCTACAACATCCACGTGAACGGGGTGTTGCACTGCCGGGTGCGCTAcagccagctcctggggctgcacGAGCAG TTAAGGAAGGAGTATGGTGCCAACGTggtcccagcctttcccccaaAGAAGATCTTCACGCTCACCCCGGCAGAGGTAGAGCAGCGAcgggagcagctggagaagtaCATGCAGGCTG TGCGGCAGGACCCGACGCTGGGAGGCAGCGAGACCTTCAACAGCTTCCTGCGCAAGGCCCAGCAG GAGACGCAGCAGATCCCTACAGAGGAGGTGGTGCTGGAAGTGCTGCTCTCCAATGGGCAGAAGGTCAAGGTCACCATCCTCACCTCGGACCAGACGGAGGACGTCCTTGAG GCTGTAGCCTCCAAGCTGGATCTGCCAGATGACCTGGTTGGCTACTTCAGCCTCTTCCTAGTGAGAGAGACCAAGGACGGAGCTTTCTCCT TCGTGCGGAAGCTGCAGGAGTTTGAGCTGCCGTATGTGTCGGTCACCAGTCTGCACAACCCCGAGTTCCGGATCATCCTGCGCAAGAG CTACTGGGACTCGGCCTATGATGACGATGTGATGGAGCATCGTGTGGGGTTGAACTTGCTGTATGCGCAG ACGGTGTCGGACATCGAGCACGGATGGATCGTGGTCAACAAGGAACAGCACCGGCAGCTGAAGTCCTTGCAGGAAAAAGTCTCCAAGAAGGAG TTCATCCGCCTGGCGCAGACCCTCAAGTACTACGGTTATCTCAAGTTTGACCCCTGCGTCACCGACTTCCCAGAGAAGGGCTGCCACGTCGTCGTCAGCGCCGGCAACAACGAGCTCAACTTCCAGGTGCGGCTGCCGAACGagcagatcaaggagggcaGCTTCAAGGTCACGCGCATGCGGTGCTGGCGGGTCACATCCTCG GTGCCAATGAGCAACGGCCCCTCAGGGAGCAGCCCGGGGAAGTCCGAGGTGAAGCTGGAGTTGGCTTTTGAGTACCTGATGAGCAAGGACCGGTTGCAGTGGGTCACCATCACCAGCCCACAG GCCATCATGCTGAGCATCTGCCTGCAGTCCATGGTGGATGAGCTAATGGTGAAAAAGTCTGGAGGCAGCATCCGCAAG ATGTTTCGGCGGCGGGTGAACGGGGCCCTGCGGCGCTCGGACAGCCAGCAAGCTGTGAAGTCGCCCCCTCTGCTG GACTCACCCGACACCTCCCGGGAGCCCATGGCCAAACTCTCG AGCAAGCTCACCTCTGTCAGCCTGCGTGGGATCAGCCACTCCAGCTCTGCTAACGACGTGGGTGCTAACGACTTCCACGGCAATTACGCCTTTGAGGGCATTGGCGATGAGGATCTGTAG